The Sporosarcina ureae genome includes a region encoding these proteins:
- a CDS encoding exodeoxyribonuclease III, which yields MKVVSWNVNGIRACVKKGFSDFFEQVQADIFCVQEIKCQEGQIDLSFDGYESYWNYAEKKGYSGTAVFTKETPLSVRYGLNDLDHEVEGRVLTLEFEKFFLVNCYTPNSQRDLARLLFRLTWEDDLLKHLQSLDAIKPVIYCGDLNVAHEEIDIRNVKSNIGNSGFTNEERGKMTRLLDAGFIDTFRFMNPDLDESYTWWSYMRDVRARNIGWRIDYIIISERLQSALKTTDIHSEIMGSDHCPISAELEI from the coding sequence TTGAAAGTAGTATCTTGGAATGTAAACGGTATTAGGGCATGTGTGAAAAAAGGTTTCAGTGACTTTTTTGAACAAGTACAGGCAGATATTTTCTGTGTCCAGGAGATCAAATGTCAAGAAGGACAAATCGATCTTTCTTTCGATGGGTATGAATCCTATTGGAACTATGCAGAGAAAAAAGGATATTCTGGTACGGCAGTATTTACGAAGGAAACGCCTCTTTCTGTACGCTACGGATTGAATGATCTAGATCACGAGGTAGAGGGGCGTGTGCTGACGCTAGAATTCGAAAAATTCTTTCTCGTCAATTGTTATACGCCCAATTCACAACGGGACTTGGCACGATTATTATTTCGACTGACTTGGGAAGATGATTTACTTAAGCATTTACAGTCGCTGGATGCCATCAAGCCAGTTATCTATTGCGGAGATTTGAACGTAGCGCATGAAGAAATCGATATTCGGAATGTTAAATCTAATATTGGTAATTCAGGATTTACGAATGAAGAACGCGGGAAAATGACACGGTTATTAGACGCTGGATTCATTGATACATTTCGTTTTATGAATCCCGATCTAGATGAAAGCTATACGTGGTGGTCTTATATGCGCGACGTACGTGCACGAAATATCGGCTGGCGTATCGATTACATTATCATCTCAGAACGTCTCCAGTCCGCTCTGAAAACAACAGACATTCATTCAGAAATCATGGGCAGTGATCATTGTCCGATTTCTGCAGAGTTAGAAATATAA